The following nucleotide sequence is from Zingiber officinale cultivar Zhangliang chromosome 10A, Zo_v1.1, whole genome shotgun sequence.
GCCTTCTGAAGAACATCATTATCTGAGTGGTAGCTCCTGAGAAGACCCATGGATCTTCTTGATTGAGTTTCAGATGATGGTGATATTTTTGGAAGCAAATTGTCTTGAAAGTAAGGTACACTGCCTGTTCTATAAACAGTCATTTCTGTGCTTTTATTTGTAATTCCATTTTTATGGCGTGGAAGATCATAGCATCTCTGTAAGCTACTCATGACAGGTGAGATGTCACTGTTTTGGAGGAAGTTCAATTTCATCGGCTGTAAAGAATCAAATATGTTCCCTTTCGGAGAATGGGTAGCAGAATCATCTCTGTATGGTTCCAAATTGCAAGAGCTATATTAGAACGATATATTTTGCTATAAGAGTAAACAAGAGGTTATGTGGATAGATAAAGACAATGTTGGGCTAATACATCACAAAGAAACAAGTCATGTTATAATGTAGATTAGAGACAAGAAAAAAGAAATTTTTCGAATGGTTAAAAAGAGTTTTCTTTCGAGTCTTTTGTGAATATCATGGCCCCTTAGAGTAGAAGGAATAGATTATAAAACTATAGTGCAATTTGCCATTCTTCATTGATGGTAAGTGAATGTGTGAAGTTACTCGAAGGAATAAAATATGACATACTTATATTTGAGAGCAGTTAAGTGTAGTTCAACTTTGTAAAaagctctcctcttcttctttctttttcttatgttAGGCTTTTGTTTTCTCCATTATTGCTTGGTGTTGAAAAGGTCTACAAACAAGCTCTAGAGCATGTGCAGGCAGAAGTGGTGTTGCCATTTGTATCCTTAGGACCGAATTCACCTGCACCAGGATTGGAATTTTGCTTTAGGACTCAGATTCAGTTTTGCCTCCAGTTCTAACTTCTTGAGTTCACTTTTAATTCCTATTTGCAGAATTAATATCAACATAATTTAAGAGGTACAACAAATCAATGGGTATGGGTGTATGGGTTTGGGGTGCCAACCTCTATAAAAGGAGCGAAGTAGCTCACTCAAACTCACGAGAACACTAGCAATTTGCAATTGCAAAATTCCAAGTTACTGTGTGCTCTAAACCCTGAAAGCTCTCCTTTTTATTCTTACATTTAAGCTTTTGTTTTTCATTACTGCCTAGAGTTGAAAGGGTCTACAAACAAGCCTCTAGAGCATGTCATGCATCCTTGAGGGCTAGAGGGTCATATTCACCTACATGAAAGCCAAACTTTTCCTTTTAGAACCGTGAGCCTCAGCTCACCCTCTAGGTTGGACTTCTTGCTTTCACTTTTAATACTTGTTTGCAAAATTCATATCAAATTATCAACAGAATTTGCAATAGATTCTTGCTGTGACTTTGTTCAAAAACAACAATAGAGCCTTGTATAGAACTCAAAGAATGGTCAAAATCAATGTAACCTATGCCAAATAGATGGTGATTCCATTTCAACCTTTCTCAATTGAAAATGCTAATGCAAGCAAGCTAGTCAAATGATAAAATATACATGATTCTCTGCAAACTCCCCAATTTCTAAATACAGCCACCAGCATGACTCATGAATCCTCCTTGCTATATTATGACTGTTGAATTGTTAATATTTGGATAATTTCATTATGAATGACGTGTAGTGATCAAGTTACATTATGCAAGATAATTTACAAAAAGATAAATAAAGGGTAGTCACCCCTCTAATTTCTGTATGTTTCAAGTAACTTCAGTGTCATTTATGAACTCTAAGTAAGGCATCCTAAAGCTTAAGAAACACAAGAAAGTTCCATCATGCATATGAATTTCTGATAGTAAAACATCATAAAGTGGAGAGTAGCATGAAAAGATAACTTGCGAACTAGCAGTAGCAGTTGCCATATCCTTCAAAGTCGCTAGATTTATAAAGAGGAAAGGAAGAATCATGAGTAAAGTGCACCTTTGTGACAGAAAAAGAAAGTATGTTACATTGGGTGCTACCTATCAGAAACCCATATCCAATATCAGCAATAGCAGACCAGATATTATGGTGTGGAATCATGATCCTTTTGCTCATTGCATGATACCCTTTTATTAATCCTAGGGGAATTCATCAATTGTTCATTACTACCTAAAAACAATTAATTTGTCTTTAAACTAATCCTCATAAAAATATGATGGAAAAAAATACCTGTCACCAAGAGAACCATTAAACTGAATTGGAGTAGATGGTGGATGCCTTCCGGGAAGAGGAATAAGTAAAATTTTGTGAGCAAACAATTGAAGATCTGTTGTTAGACAATTAGTTCTCTTGATATCTGCAATCTTTCATGAACAAAAGAGAACTCTCAGTGCTAACCAATCTGCACTTGTCACTAGATGCTTGAAAGATCTAAAAGTGAAAAACTATGGAAAATTGGCAAATATTAATCAAAGGACTACATAATGGAGAGAAAGAATAGCAACACCTATTAGTTAGGCCCTCACATGCCTTCAGGACTTTATAATACTGAATTATTTGCATTCTCATGGAATTTTAAACTCTTAATCATACTTGCCGACAGTTATCACACATTTACTGAATCAGGATTCAAGAAAAATAAGTAAAACCAAGATTTTTTTGTTAGCAATATTCATCAaaagaagagttttttttttctcatttctgAAACAAGATCAACATTTAATACAGAAAAATCCGAATTACCTCAACACCGTACTTTATGGCGACGCCTGCAAGTGTGTCCAACTTGGATACATGATGCTCGATGTACTTCAACGCACAAGGAGACGAGAGAGGAGCAAaggtatcatattttctctcatgggAAAGAGATCCCATCGCTATAGGGTGAATGAGAAAAAAAATGGGGGAGAAAACCTAGAATGACATCAGTTTCTTCGATAGGTGGAAGAAGGcgaacaaataaaaataaaagaaggaaTTGGTAACGCAAACAAACTGAGAAACGGAAAGTAACCTAGATCTGGAACTCCAGATCACGATCCCATTGATTTCTCAAGTAGATTAATCAAATAACTCATCGATTTTGACCTTTCCGCCGGCCCCAGTCCCAACGGCGAGGAAGCGCCGAAGCGGGAATGGGAatgcgggaagaggaaaataacgCCTTTCGCCTTTTTCTATTTCTGGGTTGATTAGTAAAAGATATTTCAAACTTTGGAGATTGAAAATTTCATTTTGCCCCCCAAACCTCCAACAAATTGctcatatttaaaaatattatgtattctcttttaaaattagcAATATACGAAATAAGTTCAAATTAGTTTGCGGGCATTCTATTCTACTGTAAGATTAAGTTTAGGGATAATGTAATTATAATAAAAGTTATaatgtaattaattaatattacattacttttaaattattataaaatgataaaaatatcttacTATCTCCGTCGTCGGCTGTCAACAACGATCGACGCTGACGCCCAACCAACAATGTCGGTGCCTAAAGGCAGCTAACGGCAACCGGTGGCGGACGACGGTGGATGATGACCAGCGACGACAACAACCAACGATGACAACGACCGACGACGATGTCACCGCTATTtgatatttaaaatttagttaataattgagctaaaatataattagatactaattcaaattataaaatcTTATTATCTTTTACCATCCacattatatatattatattacagTTTTAAACGtaccaaataaaataataatataatcttaattatatTAATAGACTAATTATCTCGTAGCCTAAGTTTAAGTGTGCATAAGTTGATTTCAATTGTCCCTCAGATGTGTCTAATGGTTAGCATATGAGATATTGTCATCATGAGATTTAGGGTTCAAATTTCGACAAAGCCGAGATAAATGTCTCTCTTATgtactagtcattattccaaaagctagtaatcgtctgtgatttacctcctccgtgttgatcctgAGGCGGATTGACGGGGACACTGGGAGCGACCATATTTGTCTTTTTGCTACCATAGGTTGATTTCAATTAGTTTATGatgttataaaaatttaaaattataaaacttaaaatttagttGCAAAGTGATttacatattataaaaatttaaaattataaaacttaaaatttagttGCAAAGTGATttacatattataaaaatttaaaattataaaacttaaaatttagttGCAAAGTGATTTACATATTAGCTCATGCCAAAATTTGGCATGCGATAGGATaaaattgttaggatcgatgatcgcggttAGAGatgggggtgtgaatagccgaccccaaatcttcgcgtttcttcctacgattagggttagcgcagcggaaataaacaaaagaaacgacaacggagaatagcaaacctcaaactcgtcgatgtaacgaggttcggagattatactcctactcctcagcgtgtccgtaaggtggacgaagtctatcaatccgtcggtggatgagaccccggaaaaccggctaataacaactccttctgggtggagaaacctcgccacaataacttacaacaacaagatagaaatacagcaagaaatacaaacaatatgaatgtaaaacaccttgcttgccttcgactggtttccgttgtcgaagcagcaacttcacggaagaacagcagcagctgaccagccggggaagctcacacgaagcttcacgaatcagagagctcagcaaagctcaagtgcagcaagaagcaggggcaagaaggaagaagtaactcttggaacagtagctcctcaaccccttttataacctgcgaagaagacacagaagaaactagccgttgctacgcaacggctaggacgtggaccgatcaggcttcatcctgatcggtccacaagggtcctgatcggtcacaagaccgatcaggcccttccctgatcggtcatgaggaccgatcaggtccttccctgatcggtcccatgaccgatcaggacctttccctcccgaaggtgatctccttctgatcaatcactgatcggtctgctgaccgatcagacaagcaacagaatgcttctgtttggttactgatcggtcaccagaccgatcagataatccagcgtatcactggatcggtcaccagaccgatccaggtttagagctcccaaccctaaaccctacttggtcttgagaacgagctaccgagctctctctgacctagtccggagaacgagctaccgagccctctccgactccatccggtccagagaacgagctacggagccctctctgacctagtccggagaacgagctaccgagccctctccgacttcgcatgtcaagcttccatacttggacttttcccgtgccaagctccctgcttggacttttcccgtgccaagctccctgcttggacttttccgtgccaagtctccatacttggactttacccgtgccaagtctccatacttagacttttcatcagatgtctggtcaaccttgacccatctggattccccttgcctggcttcactcaccgggacttccgaactgcctagcttcactcactaggtctttcccctgcctggcttcactcaccaggtctttcccaattgcctagcttcactcaccaggactttctccaactgcctggcttcactcaccaggacttcccgactgcctggcttcactcaccaggactttccgaactgcctaacatcccagttaggacttcccagtcaagtatccggtcaaccttgacctacttgactcttcttcatccaacctgatcagaccctgatcagtatctctccgcatggacaactgcacctgcattgtccatgtctacatatctttctgtattgtcaaaattgaaaccatgaccaaggtttacgcttggtcaactaggtcaaccttgacctactggaaattgcaccaacaatctccccctttttgatgtttgacaatacctttaagttaggctaatccaatagcctcataCTTGgactcatgccactaggtaatgaaacttAAGttacaacctccttcttagataaagaaggcctaacttaaacccttcattctccccctattggcacacatcaacaaactctccccctgaagagtaagttatcgttgttcacaacttcactcatcgtgatcaacaaactctcccactaactccaatgttcttccttgaacattctctagacattcttcccctttttgacacacatcaaaaagagtgaatattaaggtcaagagtttcttcctaatgaaagtctcatacctttcattgaaacccttaatttcccccttgatactaatgtcaatagtcaatttagtgataatcccatatcactcatgacaactccccctaaagatcaactctcccttgaccattgcaccaacaatgtcttggagagttccaaacctttagaaacctaaaacaccacttcccgagctgaaatttcagacaaccagtcgaatttcagcaagttggcacgccctgatcggtcaccggaccgatcaggcttcctctggatcggtccagtgaccgatccacacagacctggaccgatcaggcttcctctctgatcggtccacaagtctgatatcagaatttctgattttcctcccgaaattcagaaactcctagaaaattccagaaaattccaaaaattgtaaaactttgaggatacattcctcataacatatattatcaaggaaaaatagttttctatgaaaatagcttccatttttcaatcttgatacaaagttcacaagtctttgaaatagctcaaagttaagtcatctttgtatcaacttgttcaatgatgaaggctattactagaaaagcttcatcaaggtttttcaaatcaattttgaaatgattttaaaccatttaatttaggaccacaatcttagggctaaatgtacatgacttgtacataagctttccctatgatccccaatttcgaattaggctcatctaggtacaagaactatgcaccttgatcctaactcataatcctaatatctcacacacatctaaggtgtatcaaacacattcaagtcaattttgatatgagatatgggtttaggttatcttaggctaaggtctcatgcatttttctaaacaacaatttgatctccatatcaaattgtgtttcttatccttaaatcaagttaattgatcattaatgcacaagatgatgacatggcatataatgatatcataaatgaaaacatgtgtcaatgtcatgatgtcatggcataaagtatgaaacttaaataaatcatgacatttaactaacctaaacattatcatgacatttcaaaagatcatagattaaatatgatgtcatgacatggcatatggcaaacaatatatggcaaataacatgtaaaggtatagaaaatacctaattctagccttagttgccattttttgataattttgatcattttaccataaattctatattcctaagtgtgatagttctcaaatcatataccaaagatatttagatcactatgtgccaattagattgactctagacaactccttaaatttggttggcacatcctaattatcttaggaataactttccatttcattttcaaggcttgattacaccttgaaatttcccaaagtgccaccttttgccatgattaggttaactatctattcaagtaaggttggcacactctaatccatctagcgtgatggaatcatgctcttaggaacccaatacctattggagcattgggttcactaagtattcactaggaatgacttccctagcaacccttctaatgaccctcctaggctttgaagccttggtcgtttgggactcatcaagatcaactctaggggtaactccccttgtgaccttggtgatggtcttcctagccctagattttgttccataatcgaatggaacattgtgataagtgggcttgaccatttgggacttaggtttgtgacccaaacctttcttgtccttgcacattggtttttgacccttaaaccctagagatgacttctccaagttcttaagagcattttccaaagtataaagtcttgacctcaagacttgattctccttctctaatacctcaatttttaatttttcatttttctttgaggtattcctaagcatgtgtctagttgttttggggtttctacctaggttctccctaaccttagatgaactaatcctagggttggtatttctagtgctatccttatctaggctcacatgtttggcacctaagcatgtgtatcgatttctataattatcatgcttaccattgttatcaattgcaatcaaactactagcatgcatcttattagaattgcgataatgagccttaaaggttaccttagggtttgccttagctccccctatcgatgtgcttggtttcttgtccttgtgaggttgcctccccctcggacattggctccgataatgtccccttcgcttgcattggaagcacaccacgtgctccttgctcttgcgtattgggactccggcttccttgatctttggcgccggtggagtcttcctaaccctctttggacatttactcttgtagtgtccaaattccctacactcaaagcacattatgtgtaatttatttgaaattgaaatgcttgagttacctaggtttgagagtGGAtgagagctctcttcttcatcccttccggaggtagacgcttcttcttcttgctccgaacttgaagaagaactctcctcctcttcttctttagatgttgggtgaccctcaacttctaaatccattcctccatgaaatgagctccttggctcacttgactcctcttcatgacttgaagtggagttctcctcatggagctttgccaagttattccacaactccttggcatcgttatatccacctatcctacacaaaacatcattaggtaaagaaaattcaatgattttcgttacctcatcgttgatggttgattggtggatttgctccttcgtccaccccttcttcttgagaggttttccttcttcatcctccggaggagtgaaacctacttgcacacacctccaattctcaagattagtcataagaaaatatttcattcttaccttccaaaacgcgaagtcgtcgcgatcgtagaagggtggaatcgtgatgtcctctccaagttgatccatctctagcttgtgctccctcgggagttaatccggcgaagagcgacctcgctctgataccacttgttaggatcgatgatcgcggctagagaggggggtgtgaatagccatccccaaatcttcgcgtttcttcctacgattagggttaacgcagcggaaataaacaaaagaaacgacaacggagaatagcaaacctcaaactcgtcgatgtaacgaggttcggagattatactcctactcctcggcgtgtccgtaaggtggacgaagcctatcaatccgtcggtggatgagaccccggaaaaccggctaataacaactccttctgggtggagaaacctcgccacaataacttgcaacaacaagatagaaatatagcaagaaatacaaacaatatgaatgtaaaacaccttgcttgccttcgactggtttccgttgtcgaagcagcaacttcacggaagaacagcagcagctgaccagccggggaagctcacacgaagcttcacgaatcagagagctcagcaaagctcaagtgcagcaagaagcaggggcaagaaggaagaagtaactcttggaacagtagctcctcaaccccttttataacctgcgaagaagacacagaagagacTAGTcattgctacgcaacggctaggacgtggaccgatcaggcttcatcctgatcggtccacaagggtcctgatcggtcacaagaccgatcaggacctttccctcccgaaggtg
It contains:
- the LOC122027784 gene encoding uncharacterized protein LOC122027784; amino-acid sequence: MGSLSHERKYDTFAPLSSPCALKYIEHHVSKLDTLAGVAIKYGVEIADIKRTNCLTTDLQLFAHKILLIPLPGRHPPSTPIQFNGSLGDRDDSATHSPKGNIFDSLQPMKLNFLQNSDISPVMSSLQRCYDLPRHKNGITNKSTEMTVYRTGSVPYFQDNLLPKISPSSETQSRRSMGLLRSYHSDNDVLQKALQLNKCGDASDGEKSKLDKSVRHRQKADTDAWSTAVEGIINKIGRGLAPRALLASLMDHTSPSQETSQTASFLTVIKSFSSLSLQEENDSAWSYSRGTPKPDSITKPILSSLSKQISVWRSKAALD